From the genome of Papilio machaon chromosome 1, ilPapMach1.1, whole genome shotgun sequence:
aattaaaacatacagttataatattaacatgttaataaaaattggcTGTACAACTATTGTTCCTTtgcctttaattaataaaatagaagtcATTTTCCCTCTCTTTTCAAATTACTTACATTTTGCCtttgaaaaacattaattaaatatctgcCTTAAGTTCATCTTGACTAATTCCCAACATGGAAGATATTTCAGAGTTTAAATCATTTGAATTAAACTTCATCGATGTAATTGGAGCCTTGCAATCAATGATAGTAAGTTAATTATACTCTACCTTATAGAAACATCTTTTTCTTTTGTGTTTGCGTCAAGTAGTCATATTGTTgttaaaagaagaaaacaaaagaaactgGAAGAATTCATGGAAtagattaaattacattatccGCGTTATTTCACACACATGCTTTGGGAATTTCTGTAGATTTTCAATAGTAAGTTTCGATAATATTGTTGATAACTTTGAGGTTAGTCCTCAGAGGCACATCTCCGTGAGGCAGTGCGTACGGAGGCGGCTCGCGCTGAAGCGGCGGAGACGGCATGCACGGAAGCCAAGCGCGTTGCTGACGACAACCGCGCCAATGCCGCCGCAACGGCCGCCGGTGCCACCCAAGCTTCTCACGCGCTTGCCGCCGCTCAAGATGAACTCACCACTATTAAATCCAAAATTGAATTATCGGTAAGCTTTTCGTAAGTTAGCTCTCACCGTCTATTACTTCATAGTTcatcttcttttttattaatgttatgaatttaaatttctgaGATATCACTTCGGGAACAGTAAAAGAGCTAATTATGTCTAAAATTGTGGTCAAATGTACATGGAACATACAGCATATTTTGCGCATATCAATTCTTAGGTAAGTAGgcacataattattaatatcggTTTATTGGGGATTTTAATAGGAACGGCAGAAGAGTCTTCTAGAGGAGAAATGCAGTGAAATGTCGGATAGGATAGGAGTTTTAGAAAAAGAATTAGAAGAACTGCGGCCGCTACAATCTGTTCATTCCGCACTTCAGAAACAGTACGTAGAATTAGAAAGCCGCGTGAGAATCGCTACTGAAGAGGCTCGCAAGTAAATATgacttatatttatacaataaaataaaagataacatcaacaaattaaacaagaatATTTTCTATCTTACGTAATCCCCATATACTTTAATCAGTGTTTTAtcagtgaaaataaatattatttatttttaagaaattaaacaaatttataatagaaCAATTGTATGTTATGCTACATACCATTGTTAATTTCGAAAATATTGACCGCACAAGTGAATCAATAGCCTTATTCGCAAAGCTCATCTCTTATATCGCGACTAGTTGCTCTTCTCAAAACATGTGCATAACTCATATAATATGAATGACAccgtataaataattgttttgatGCAGAAATGAgacatttatattcaaaaatgtaacaagtaCGTAAGAATATTAGAGTTATTTGAATGCAAGCTGCAACTTGTTCATGGAGGTCACAACCTccgttatttttacaataattgtttgttattGCAAAACATCCGACTAACGAATAGTTTGTATATTTACGAACAGTCTAAAACGAACAATTAAATTCAACTTTGCAAATATTagatacattaaataatatttttactattactaCTTGCTGTCTGTATGAAACGTTAGCTATTACCTACATAACTCTTTTTGTCAAATGTCTCCACACGAAACATTGGTAAAGGTATCAGCGTTCCAGTTCTCTAAAGGGAACTACGATAAGTATTTCTCTTtatgatagttttttttttgttgtcagTGAAGCAAGCTCGTTAGAGAGCGAGGTCCGCCGCGTGGAGAGGTGCGCGCGCGGTGGCGAGGAAGTGCGAACGCGCGCGCGCCTTGCTGCAGCCGCGCATGCTCGCGAACGCAAACTCGCCGCTGATGAGAAGCAGCAT
Proteins encoded in this window:
- the LOC106710661 gene encoding myosin-11 gives rise to the protein MEDISEFKSFELNFIDVIGALQSMISSEAHLREAVRTEAARAEAAETACTEAKRVADDNRANAAATAAGATQASHALAAAQDELTTIKSKIELSERQKSLLEEKCSEMSDRIGVLEKELEELRPLQSVHSALQKQYVELESRVRIATEEARNEASSLESEVRRVERCARGGEEVRTRARLAAAAHARERKLAADEKQHLTAELMRANTEIARLGSIVSELQYRLSDYSNNKSKMKLINESESDTLAELRAALEVERAGAAKTEQALAAALADNLTLATQLHKQDNIEHTQASPSKQNNTTTNISPIDLFLAE